In Phaeobacter piscinae, one genomic interval encodes:
- a CDS encoding Hsp20 family protein, which translates to MSKLTLGSYPHMLGFEQLERLLERSAKSGNEGYPPYNIEQTSDHSYRITLAVAGFGEADLAITVEDRQLVIRGRQSDDSDGRVFLHRGIAARQFQRMFVLADGVEVGEAVMENGLLHVDLTRARPETVVQTINIKKG; encoded by the coding sequence GTGTCTAAACTCACACTCGGCTCGTATCCGCATATGTTGGGATTTGAGCAATTGGAACGCCTTCTGGAACGCTCGGCCAAATCCGGGAATGAAGGCTACCCCCCTTACAATATTGAACAAACCTCGGATCATTCCTATCGCATCACGCTGGCCGTGGCCGGTTTCGGCGAGGCCGATCTGGCGATCACCGTGGAGGACCGGCAATTGGTCATCCGGGGTCGGCAGAGTGATGACAGCGATGGTCGTGTGTTTTTGCACCGGGGTATTGCCGCGCGCCAATTTCAGCGCATGTTTGTATTGGCGGATGGTGTCGAAGTTGGCGAGGCGGTCATGGAAAACGGACTGCTGCACGTCGATCTGACCCGGGCGCGACCGGAGACTGTGGTTCAGACAATCAACATCAAGAAGGGGTAA
- the purE gene encoding 5-(carboxyamino)imidazole ribonucleotide mutase, which translates to MPEHTADIKVGIIMGSQSDWPTMKEAATLLDDLGVPYEAKIVSAHRTPDRLWSYGKSAADRGLQVIIAGAGGAAHLPGMVASKTRVPVVGVPVQTRALSGVDSLYSIVQMPKGFPVATMAIGAAGAANAGLMAAGILALQDADLAQRLDDWRAALSASIPEEPVDD; encoded by the coding sequence ATGCCAGAGCACACCGCCGACATTAAAGTGGGCATCATCATGGGCAGCCAGTCGGATTGGCCCACTATGAAAGAGGCCGCCACCCTCCTGGATGACCTGGGCGTTCCCTATGAGGCAAAGATCGTCTCAGCCCACCGGACCCCCGACCGGCTGTGGAGCTACGGCAAATCCGCTGCCGACCGCGGCTTGCAGGTGATTATCGCTGGCGCCGGTGGTGCCGCCCACCTGCCCGGCATGGTCGCCTCAAAAACCCGCGTGCCTGTGGTTGGTGTGCCGGTCCAGACCCGCGCCCTCTCCGGTGTCGATTCGCTCTATTCCATCGTGCAGATGCCCAAGGGGTTTCCCGTGGCCACCATGGCCATCGGTGCCGCCGGGGCGGCCAATGCAGGCCTGATGGCTGCTGGTATTCTGGCACTGCAGGACGCAGATCTCGCCCAACGCCTCGACGACTGGCGCGCTGCCCTCTCTGCCTCCATCCCAGAGGAACCTGTCGATGACTGA
- a CDS encoding YdcH family protein, whose product MNAPTDISMKTDDVLQVELEVFRRQHRDLDEAITALQDRGTSDQLTIQRLKKQKLILKDKIALIEDRLTPDIIA is encoded by the coding sequence ATGAACGCACCAACCGATATCTCCATGAAAACCGACGATGTTTTACAGGTGGAGCTGGAGGTGTTTCGCAGGCAACACCGCGATCTGGATGAGGCAATCACCGCCCTGCAGGACCGTGGCACCAGCGATCAGCTGACCATTCAGCGACTGAAGAAGCAGAAGCTGATCCTGAAGGACAAGATCGCGCTGATCGAAGACCGGCTAACACCGGATATCATCGCCTGA